In one Saccharibacillus brassicae genomic region, the following are encoded:
- a CDS encoding DnaJ family domain-containing protein has product MGWLSWLAEQKIEEAVRRGEFDDLPGSGKPIVPDDLPGVPEELRVPYRILKNAGMLPEEMQLRKECLELEDLLAACESDGEKQALQNRLTSKKLKLRTVEEQRGWSGGAYAEYADKIRERLEGE; this is encoded by the coding sequence ATGGGCTGGTTGTCATGGTTGGCGGAACAAAAAATCGAAGAAGCGGTTCGCCGCGGCGAATTCGACGATTTGCCGGGCAGCGGCAAACCGATTGTGCCGGACGATCTGCCCGGTGTGCCGGAAGAACTGCGGGTCCCGTACCGGATTCTCAAAAATGCGGGTATGCTGCCGGAAGAAATGCAGCTGCGCAAAGAATGTCTGGAGCTGGAAGACCTGTTGGCCGCGTGCGAATCGGACGGCGAAAAGCAGGCGCTGCAAAACCGCCTGACCTCCAAAAAGCTGAAGCTGCGCACGGTGGAAGAGCAGCGGGGCTGGAGCGGCGGCGCATACGCCGAATATGCCGACAAGATCCGCGAGCGGCTCGAAGGGGAGTAG
- the gluQRS gene encoding tRNA glutamyl-Q(34) synthetase GluQRS, with protein sequence MRRGRFAPTPSGKMHLGNARTALIAWLHMRAAGGEFVLRMEDIDTERARAKWAELALLDLRWLGLDWDEGPDVGGPYAPYTQSERLERYEDALHKLEAAGALYPCYCSRADILGAASAPHGLGSEGPAYAGTCRHLSPAERADKARSKDPSLRFALPEGRDVTFVDGIAGPQVFPAGSGGDFVVRRADGLHSYQLSVVVDDADMRITDVLRGYDLLDSTPRQIWLDEALGLPVPEFLHVPLLNGSDGKRLAKRHGGIAISSFRERGTPPERLVGWLAHVSGLIDRPEAISAAELIGHFDLSRIPREAVVVDVPDI encoded by the coding sequence ATGAGACGCGGACGTTTTGCACCGACCCCTTCCGGCAAAATGCACCTGGGCAACGCGCGCACCGCGCTGATCGCCTGGCTGCATATGCGCGCCGCCGGCGGCGAATTTGTGCTCCGCATGGAAGACATCGACACCGAGCGCGCCCGCGCCAAATGGGCCGAACTCGCGCTGCTCGACCTGCGCTGGCTCGGCCTGGACTGGGACGAAGGCCCCGATGTCGGCGGCCCTTACGCGCCTTACACGCAGAGCGAACGTCTGGAGCGCTACGAAGACGCGCTGCACAAGCTCGAAGCTGCCGGCGCCCTGTATCCGTGCTACTGCAGCCGCGCCGACATTCTGGGCGCGGCCAGCGCGCCGCACGGCCTCGGCTCGGAAGGCCCGGCCTACGCCGGCACATGCCGGCATCTCAGTCCGGCCGAGCGCGCGGACAAAGCCCGGTCCAAAGACCCTTCGCTGCGCTTCGCTCTCCCGGAAGGCCGCGACGTGACGTTCGTCGACGGTATTGCCGGGCCGCAGGTTTTCCCTGCCGGCAGCGGCGGCGACTTCGTCGTGCGGCGCGCGGACGGCCTGCATTCGTACCAGCTGTCGGTCGTCGTCGACGACGCCGACATGCGCATCACGGACGTGCTGCGCGGGTACGACCTGCTGGACTCCACGCCGCGCCAGATTTGGCTCGACGAAGCTTTGGGACTGCCCGTGCCCGAATTTCTGCACGTCCCGCTGCTGAACGGTTCCGACGGCAAGCGCCTGGCCAAGCGGCACGGCGGCATCGCCATCTCTTCGTTCCGCGAACGCGGCACGCCCCCCGAGCGGCTCGTCGGCTGGCTTGCCCACGTCAGCGGGCTGATCGACCGCCCGGAAGCGATCTCCGCCGCCGAACTGATCGGTCATTTCGACCTGTCGCGCATTCCGCGCGAAGCGGTCGTGGTCGACGTGCCGGACATCTGA
- a CDS encoding polysaccharide pyruvyl transferase family protein has translation MSKILIVGGQMENKGAQAMTFTVINEIKKRHPEKEILVNCIDPDRGYAFDIIKIGKKLKIEMLGGVFGTVGKLIPNAEHVNVTRGEMERIMKETDMIVDISGFALSSQFTIRHSVNYLVNIMLAKRYKVPMVLMPQSFGPFDYESKYKSFIMALIKKYITYPTYIYAREDEGMQFLSRFTTRNLKRSMDLVLQGSSDYNLDVLFKSGAYKPNERVAVKENSVGIVPNVKTMKYGSREDLLQAYRKMTDHLLKRGLNVYLLRHSTEDLEICKGIKEHYPADDRVVLLENEYDCIEIHHILEQFTFIIASRYHSIIHAYKDGIPVLALGWATKYQELLGRFGQKEYMFDVRDLAHVERDIESKLDRMIERRDEESRHISAVTAEIQSHTIFSEVFGELPAVKMTDELAEELEDATLQIG, from the coding sequence ATGAGCAAAATATTGATCGTAGGCGGACAAATGGAGAACAAAGGCGCACAGGCGATGACTTTTACAGTGATCAACGAGATCAAAAAGCGTCACCCCGAAAAAGAAATACTCGTCAACTGTATCGATCCGGATCGCGGTTACGCGTTCGACATTATCAAAATCGGCAAAAAGCTGAAAATCGAAATGTTGGGCGGCGTATTCGGCACGGTAGGCAAGCTGATTCCGAACGCCGAGCATGTCAATGTGACCCGCGGCGAAATGGAACGCATCATGAAAGAAACCGATATGATCGTCGATATCAGCGGTTTTGCCTTGTCTTCGCAGTTCACCATCCGTCACTCGGTCAACTATCTCGTCAATATCATGCTCGCCAAGCGGTACAAAGTGCCGATGGTGCTGATGCCGCAGTCTTTCGGGCCGTTCGATTATGAAAGCAAATACAAATCGTTTATTATGGCGCTGATCAAAAAATATATCACGTATCCGACCTACATCTATGCGCGCGAAGACGAAGGCATGCAGTTTTTGAGCCGCTTCACGACGCGCAATCTGAAGCGGTCCATGGATTTGGTGCTTCAGGGCAGCAGCGATTATAACCTGGACGTGCTGTTCAAGTCGGGCGCGTACAAGCCGAACGAACGTGTCGCCGTCAAAGAAAATTCCGTCGGTATCGTGCCGAACGTGAAAACGATGAAATACGGCTCGCGCGAAGACCTGCTGCAAGCTTATCGCAAAATGACCGACCATCTGCTCAAACGCGGCCTGAACGTGTATCTGCTGCGCCATTCGACGGAAGATCTGGAAATTTGCAAAGGCATCAAAGAACATTATCCGGCCGACGACCGCGTCGTGCTGTTGGAGAACGAATACGACTGTATCGAAATCCATCATATTCTGGAACAGTTCACGTTCATTATCGCTTCGCGCTACCATTCGATCATTCACGCGTACAAAGACGGTATTCCCGTGCTGGCGCTGGGCTGGGCAACGAAGTATCAGGAACTGCTCGGACGGTTCGGGCAAAAAGAATACATGTTCGACGTTCGCGATCTTGCGCATGTGGAGCGGGATATCGAAAGCAAGCTGGATCGCATGATCGAGCGCCGGGACGAAGAGTCCAGACATATCAGCGCCGTGACGGCCGAAATCCAGAGCCACACGATCTTCAGCGAAGTGTTCGGGGAACTGCCGGCGGTAAAGATGACGGACGAACTGGCCGAAGAACTTGAAGACGCCACGCTTCAGATCGGCTGA
- the hrpB gene encoding ATP-dependent helicase HrpB, which produces MQSKQGKGREDSGRSEIADHGHSGGGQQREVGRQELPVDRALPELKRSLAANRPAILIAQPGAGKTTRVPPALLNEPWLDGRKILMLEPRRLAAVSAADYIAESFGETSGGTVGYRIALDSKTGRNTRIEVVTEGILTRMLQSDPSLEDVGLVIFDEFHERNLQGDLGLALALQSRMVLREDLRLLVMSATIDPEPVSRVLGGADVIRSEGRVYPVETIHVPASRELPLERRTAQAVRRAWDETDGDVLVFLPGVREIARAREELLRGGGLPGAEILPLHGGLGREEQRRAVRPSAGGRRKIVLSTTLAESSITVEGVTAVVDSGLIRTQAFSPRTGMSRLVTLTESLESADQRRGRAGRTAPGRCYRLWSREEESGMPAARVPEMLQSDLAPLALELAAWGVRDPRELDWIDAPPEAGYAEALALLRRLHALGDDGVITAEGRAMSALGVHPRLARMIRRAVGRGLGALACDLAALLQEQANSPAPSGGAVTDAASLLPRLEALQASPRFFGGARTPEDRAAERAARLRAIAGLPAGPSGDPAAAGLLLAYAFPDRVGRRRGGGRFLLSGGRGAFVPERELLSREEYLVAADIDDRGAEGRIWLAAPLEAHDVERFAAEEGTEEIRVEWDAEREAVSALRIRRIGAVVLRSVQVSSPDADDVAAALLAGIRASEGRLLPWSKEARELQHRMRFMHAADDAFPASDDAALLADLEDWLLPYAAGVRSAAQLRKLNLAQLLEQRLTWEQRRTLDAEAPTRLTVPSGSRITVDYSDPERPSVAVKLQEMFGQTQTPRIGRGRVPVTVQLLSPARRPVQITSDLANFWKETYFEVKKDLKGRYPKHYWPDDPNGAEATRHVRPRR; this is translated from the coding sequence ATGCAAAGCAAGCAGGGAAAGGGCCGCGAAGATTCGGGGCGGTCCGAGATCGCCGATCACGGACATAGCGGCGGTGGGCAGCAAAGAGAGGTGGGCCGGCAGGAGCTGCCGGTCGACCGGGCGCTGCCCGAATTGAAGCGGAGCCTGGCGGCCAATCGCCCGGCGATTCTGATCGCCCAGCCGGGCGCCGGCAAGACGACGCGGGTGCCGCCGGCGCTGCTGAACGAGCCGTGGCTGGACGGGCGCAAGATCCTCATGCTGGAGCCGCGGCGGCTGGCGGCCGTGTCGGCGGCCGATTATATCGCCGAGTCGTTCGGCGAGACGAGCGGCGGAACGGTCGGCTACCGGATCGCGCTGGACAGCAAGACGGGCCGCAATACCCGGATCGAAGTCGTCACCGAAGGCATCCTGACCCGGATGCTGCAATCCGATCCGTCGCTCGAAGACGTGGGGCTGGTCATCTTCGACGAGTTCCACGAACGGAACTTGCAGGGCGATCTGGGGCTTGCGCTGGCGCTGCAAAGCCGCATGGTGCTGCGCGAAGATCTGCGCCTTCTCGTCATGTCGGCCACGATCGACCCGGAGCCGGTCTCCCGGGTGCTCGGCGGAGCGGACGTGATCCGCAGCGAAGGGCGCGTCTATCCGGTCGAGACGATCCACGTGCCGGCTTCGCGCGAACTGCCGCTTGAGCGCCGGACGGCGCAGGCGGTGCGGCGGGCCTGGGACGAGACGGACGGAGACGTGCTCGTCTTCCTGCCCGGCGTGCGCGAGATCGCGCGCGCACGGGAAGAGCTGCTGCGCGGCGGCGGACTGCCCGGCGCGGAGATTCTGCCGCTGCACGGCGGTCTGGGACGCGAAGAACAGCGGCGCGCCGTGCGCCCTTCCGCCGGCGGGCGGCGGAAGATCGTGCTCTCGACCACGCTGGCCGAGTCCAGCATTACGGTCGAGGGAGTGACGGCCGTCGTGGACAGCGGCCTGATTCGGACGCAGGCGTTCTCGCCGCGCACCGGCATGTCGCGGCTCGTGACGCTGACCGAATCGCTGGAGTCGGCCGACCAGCGCCGGGGCCGGGCGGGGCGGACGGCGCCCGGCCGCTGCTACCGGCTGTGGAGCCGGGAAGAAGAAAGCGGCATGCCGGCCGCCCGGGTGCCGGAGATGCTGCAAAGCGACCTCGCGCCGCTTGCGCTGGAACTTGCCGCCTGGGGCGTGCGAGATCCCCGCGAGCTGGACTGGATCGACGCGCCGCCGGAAGCCGGCTACGCCGAAGCGCTGGCGCTGCTGCGCCGCCTGCATGCGCTGGGCGACGACGGCGTTATCACCGCCGAAGGCCGCGCGATGAGCGCGCTCGGCGTGCATCCGCGCCTTGCGCGCATGATCCGCCGCGCCGTCGGCCGCGGGCTCGGCGCACTGGCCTGCGACTTGGCGGCTCTGCTGCAGGAGCAGGCCAACTCGCCCGCGCCTTCGGGCGGCGCGGTGACGGACGCCGCGTCGCTGCTGCCGCGGCTCGAAGCGCTGCAGGCGTCGCCGCGCTTCTTCGGCGGCGCGCGCACGCCGGAAGACCGCGCCGCCGAGCGCGCGGCGCGGCTGCGCGCCATCGCCGGGCTGCCGGCGGGACCGTCCGGCGATCCCGCGGCGGCGGGCCTGCTGCTCGCCTATGCTTTCCCGGACCGGGTCGGCCGGCGGCGGGGAGGAGGCCGCTTCCTGCTCAGCGGCGGGCGCGGCGCGTTCGTGCCGGAGCGCGAGCTGCTCTCGCGCGAGGAGTACCTCGTCGCCGCGGATATCGACGACCGCGGGGCGGAAGGGCGCATCTGGCTCGCCGCTCCGCTGGAAGCGCACGACGTGGAGCGCTTTGCCGCCGAAGAAGGCACGGAAGAAATTCGCGTCGAATGGGACGCGGAGCGCGAAGCGGTGTCGGCGCTGCGCATTCGGCGGATCGGGGCCGTCGTGCTCCGGTCCGTGCAGGTCTCTTCGCCCGACGCGGACGACGTGGCCGCCGCGCTGCTTGCGGGCATCCGCGCCAGCGAAGGCCGGCTGCTGCCGTGGAGCAAGGAAGCGCGGGAGCTTCAGCACCGTATGCGGTTCATGCACGCGGCCGACGACGCGTTCCCGGCGTCGGACGACGCGGCGCTGCTGGCAGATCTGGAAGACTGGCTGCTTCCTTATGCAGCCGGCGTGCGGAGCGCGGCGCAGCTGCGCAAGCTGAATCTGGCGCAGCTGCTGGAACAGCGGCTCACGTGGGAGCAGCGCCGCACGCTCGACGCCGAAGCGCCGACCCGCCTGACGGTGCCGAGCGGTTCGCGGATCACGGTCGATTACAGCGATCCGGAGCGGCCGTCCGTGGCGGTGAAGCTGCAGGAGATGTTCGGCCAGACGCAGACGCCGCGTATCGGGCGCGGGCGCGTCCCGGTCACGGTGCAGCTGCTGTCGCCGGCGCGCCGGCCCGTGCAGATCACGTCGGATCTGGCGAACTTCTGGAAAGAGACGTATTTCGAAGTCAAAAAAGACTTGAAAGGCCGGTATCCGAAGCATTACTGGCCGGACGATCCGAACGGCGCCGAAGCGACGCGGCATGTGCGGCCGAGACGTTGA
- a CDS encoding winged helix-turn-helix transcriptional regulator yields MKNSTLCPRFERGMQILSQRWNGLIIYRLLSGPQRFCNIQSAFPVSGRLLSERLKDLEKEGIVLRHVYPETPVRIEYELTDKGRALQSTIQCIQGWSDEWINEPQVIEEANEETALHAQEECEKAGVNAE; encoded by the coding sequence ATGAAAAATTCAACGCTTTGTCCCCGCTTCGAACGCGGTATGCAGATTTTGTCGCAGCGCTGGAACGGCCTGATTATTTATCGGCTGCTGTCCGGACCGCAGCGATTCTGCAATATTCAGTCGGCTTTTCCGGTCAGCGGACGTTTACTTTCGGAAAGACTGAAAGACCTGGAAAAAGAAGGCATCGTTTTGCGGCATGTGTACCCGGAGACGCCGGTTCGGATCGAATACGAATTGACGGACAAAGGGCGGGCCCTGCAGTCGACCATTCAATGCATTCAAGGTTGGTCGGACGAATGGATCAACGAACCGCAGGTCATCGAAGAAGCGAACGAAGAGACGGCCCTGCATGCGCAGGAAGAATGTGAAAAAGCCGGCGTCAATGCCGAATAA
- a CDS encoding aldose 1-epimerase, whose amino-acid sequence MSMNPNAGTPPVYEANRGDYNGEEAVWLKYGEYEAAVLPRIGGNLIAFRDAKRGFRFLREPEDMQAFVSDPGTHGIPPLFPPNRYDGGQLKWNGETYSFPVNEAETGNFLHGYLHTLPWEVEAFGASEAESFVSVAHRVAEGHPMYAYFPYAFTLRIRYSISSLGLEQDVTLFNESGRKLPALLAFHTALNAPFAQGSTSEDCRIKVTIGQRRELDGRMLPTGGFQPLAEWEEEMRESGVNPYVDSMDNHYTAVPQGGRNRAEITDTRLGVKVVYDVGTSYRHWMIWNSGAGGSFICPEPQVNLVNAPNLSLPAEDMGLFAIEPGEVWQATSRIYAVDLASGV is encoded by the coding sequence ATGTCGATGAATCCAAATGCCGGAACCCCTCCGGTGTACGAAGCAAACCGCGGCGACTACAACGGGGAAGAGGCCGTTTGGCTAAAATACGGAGAGTATGAAGCGGCCGTGCTGCCGAGAATCGGCGGCAATCTGATCGCTTTCCGGGATGCGAAGCGCGGCTTCCGGTTCCTGCGCGAGCCGGAAGACATGCAGGCGTTCGTATCCGACCCGGGCACGCACGGCATTCCGCCGCTGTTTCCGCCGAACCGTTACGACGGCGGGCAGCTCAAGTGGAACGGCGAGACGTATTCGTTCCCGGTCAACGAAGCGGAGACCGGCAATTTCCTGCACGGCTATCTGCACACGCTGCCGTGGGAAGTCGAAGCGTTCGGCGCTTCCGAAGCGGAAAGCTTCGTCTCGGTCGCGCATCGCGTCGCCGAAGGACATCCGATGTACGCCTATTTCCCGTACGCGTTCACGCTGCGCATCCGTTATTCGATCAGCTCGCTCGGCCTGGAGCAGGACGTCACGCTGTTTAACGAATCCGGCCGCAAGCTGCCGGCGCTGCTCGCGTTCCATACGGCGCTGAATGCGCCGTTCGCGCAAGGCAGCACGTCGGAAGACTGCCGTATCAAAGTGACGATCGGCCAGCGCCGCGAACTCGACGGCCGCATGCTGCCGACCGGAGGCTTCCAGCCGTTGGCGGAGTGGGAAGAAGAGATGCGCGAAAGCGGCGTGAACCCTTACGTCGATTCGATGGACAACCATTATACGGCGGTGCCGCAGGGCGGCCGCAACCGGGCCGAGATTACCGATACGCGCCTCGGCGTCAAAGTGGTCTACGACGTCGGTACGTCGTACCGCCACTGGATGATCTGGAACAGCGGCGCGGGCGGTTCGTTCATCTGCCCGGAACCGCAGGTGAACCTGGTCAACGCGCCGAACCTGTCGCTGCCGGCCGAAGACATGGGACTGTTCGCGATCGAGCCGGGCGAAGTCTGGCAGGCGACCAGCCGGATCTACGCGGTCGATCTGGCAAGCGGAGTCTGA
- a CDS encoding SDR family oxidoreductase produces MSTPRFENKTVIVTGAGSGIGRAAALKFAQEGANVGLFELDPERAESVWGELEAIRPGSGLICVVDVSDPEAMEEAYRQVNEQFGGLDAVFANAGINGAKGPIEHMGLAEFQKTIDVNLGGMFLSVKLAIPYMKQNGGGSIVITSSVNGNTRFSSIGMSPYSTSKAGQVAFAKMAALELARYGIRVNTICPGAITTNIDETTEENELMHEIAIPLAFPRGGDHPLAGRHGLPDEVADLAVFLSSAESRHITGTSITVDGGESLLF; encoded by the coding sequence ATGTCGACGCCACGGTTTGAAAACAAAACAGTGATCGTTACGGGTGCGGGTTCGGGTATCGGCCGGGCCGCCGCTTTGAAATTTGCGCAGGAAGGCGCGAATGTGGGATTGTTCGAACTGGACCCCGAACGGGCCGAATCCGTCTGGGGAGAATTGGAAGCGATCCGCCCCGGCAGCGGGTTGATCTGCGTCGTCGACGTGTCCGATCCGGAAGCGATGGAAGAAGCTTACCGCCAGGTGAACGAACAATTCGGCGGATTGGACGCGGTGTTCGCCAATGCGGGCATTAACGGAGCCAAAGGCCCGATCGAGCATATGGGACTGGCCGAATTCCAGAAGACGATCGACGTCAATCTGGGCGGCATGTTCCTGTCGGTCAAGCTGGCGATTCCTTATATGAAACAAAATGGCGGAGGCAGCATCGTGATCACAAGCTCCGTGAACGGCAATACCCGCTTCTCCAGCATCGGCATGTCGCCGTACAGCACGTCCAAAGCGGGGCAGGTCGCTTTTGCCAAAATGGCCGCGCTGGAGCTGGCCCGCTACGGGATTCGGGTCAACACGATCTGCCCGGGCGCGATCACGACCAATATCGACGAGACGACCGAAGAAAACGAATTGATGCACGAGATCGCGATTCCGCTCGCTTTCCCGCGCGGCGGCGATCATCCGCTCGCCGGTCGGCACGGGCTGCCGGACGAAGTGGCGGATCTGGCCGTCTTCCTGTCTTCGGCGGAATCGCGCCATATTACCGGAACTTCGATTACGGTGGACGGCGGGGAATCGCTGCTGTTCTAG
- a CDS encoding methyl-accepting chemotaxis protein, with protein MNILDALVLSIPYLKKITKEDFMIGITDREKFLYYAPSTDLDFGLSAGSPIPPDDVNLRKALGGQVSSTRIPASAYGVELEAKGIPVFDETGKVVGALAVAYTMSTEEFMHGFGDRMESVSRSLTDFVASIAAQSQQLAAATAEIRENSGRAVTDARQVNKVTSFIREISEQTNMLGLNAAIEAARVGELGAGFQVVASEVRKLSVDTKQATQSIEQALNNVQSSIMRMEQEITSISDASNEQAHLLGEFGSLTDRLNELNAEFSEFTRRMLEDRSRMK; from the coding sequence ATGAACATACTCGACGCGCTCGTACTCAGCATCCCTTATTTGAAAAAGATCACCAAAGAAGATTTCATGATCGGCATTACCGACAGGGAGAAATTTCTGTACTATGCCCCTTCGACCGATCTGGACTTCGGCTTATCCGCGGGCTCCCCGATTCCGCCGGACGACGTCAATCTCCGCAAAGCGCTGGGCGGCCAGGTGTCCAGCACCCGCATTCCGGCTTCGGCTTACGGGGTAGAGCTGGAAGCCAAAGGCATTCCGGTGTTCGACGAGACCGGGAAGGTCGTCGGGGCGCTTGCCGTCGCGTATACGATGAGCACGGAAGAATTCATGCACGGGTTCGGCGACCGGATGGAATCCGTCAGCCGCTCGTTGACCGATTTTGTCGCCTCGATCGCCGCGCAGTCGCAGCAGCTCGCGGCCGCCACGGCGGAAATTCGAGAAAATTCGGGCCGGGCCGTCACGGACGCGCGCCAGGTCAACAAAGTCACTTCGTTTATCCGCGAAATTTCGGAACAGACCAATATGCTCGGCCTGAACGCCGCGATCGAAGCGGCGCGGGTCGGCGAGCTGGGCGCCGGATTCCAGGTCGTCGCCAGCGAAGTGCGCAAACTGTCGGTCGATACGAAGCAGGCGACGCAGAGCATCGAGCAGGCGCTGAACAACGTGCAGAGCAGCATCATGCGCATGGAGCAGGAAATCACGTCGATCTCCGACGCTTCGAACGAACAGGCGCATCTGCTCGGCGAGTTCGGCAGCCTGACGGATCGGTTGAACGAACTGAACGCCGAATTTTCCGAGTTCACCCGCCGGATGCTGGAAGACCGCAGCCGGATGAAATAA
- a CDS encoding general stress protein, protein MSKKIVGVFENEREASRAIQNLQAQGFTSEEISVVAKDRNDLRAIDEETGTKAPEGLAAGAATGGVIGGVTGLLAGVGALAIPGIGPILAAGPLAAALTGLAVGAGAGGLVGGLVGLGIPENEAEEYEEHLNRGNILVLVDEDNRSGTVYDSFKENQSLNANRYHLTEEGYGNEMHTGGSVNPEMNTTVPRAGMTNPSGMVGPDAGLAPDTISEADRRRAVDDPADTLPPRGDRRL, encoded by the coding sequence ATGTCGAAAAAAATTGTAGGCGTATTCGAAAACGAGCGGGAAGCTTCGCGGGCGATCCAGAATTTGCAGGCGCAGGGGTTCACGTCGGAAGAAATCTCGGTCGTGGCCAAAGACCGCAACGATCTCAGAGCGATCGACGAGGAGACCGGAACGAAGGCGCCGGAAGGCTTGGCGGCAGGAGCGGCGACAGGCGGCGTCATCGGCGGTGTCACGGGACTGCTGGCCGGCGTCGGCGCGTTGGCGATTCCGGGCATCGGGCCGATTCTGGCCGCCGGACCTTTGGCCGCTGCGCTGACGGGCCTTGCGGTAGGCGCCGGAGCGGGCGGCCTCGTGGGCGGCCTGGTCGGCCTCGGCATTCCGGAGAATGAAGCGGAGGAATACGAAGAGCATCTCAACCGCGGCAATATCCTTGTGCTCGTCGACGAAGACAACCGGAGCGGAACGGTCTACGATTCCTTCAAGGAGAACCAGTCGCTCAATGCCAACCGGTATCATCTGACCGAAGAAGGATACGGCAACGAGATGCACACGGGCGGTTCGGTGAATCCGGAGATGAACACGACCGTACCCCGCGCGGGCATGACTAATCCTTCGGGCATGGTCGGACCGGACGCGGGTCTGGCCCCGGACACGATCAGCGAAGCCGACCGGCGCCGCGCGGTCGACGATCCGGCCGATACGCTGCCTCCGCGCGGCGACCGTAGGCTCTAA
- a CDS encoding Gfo/Idh/MocA family protein, producing MVRKLRWGILGTAGIAEGAFIPAVQSSERGIVAAIASRSEGKAGEMAARTGVGRHYGSYERLLDDPDIDAVYIPLPNHLHREWTINAAKAGKHVLCEKPAALNAEETADMLAACEAAGVLFAEAFMYRYGAKHARVREILAAGEIGELRSMHGVFNYCTPDDTGNVRFDRAMGGGSIYDIGVYPISAARMIAGSEPLWASAHAFFSPQHDHVDMAASGILAFDGGVSLTFECGMWSYNRSYFEITGTKGRIELPHMFGWRENPQIVVLTDRERREESLPELNHYSLQADAFARAAFGEADPVFAPGDALRNMRAIDACLKSARQGCRVEIIGE from the coding sequence ATGGTTCGAAAGCTGCGATGGGGCATTTTGGGTACGGCGGGGATTGCGGAAGGCGCCTTTATTCCGGCGGTGCAAAGTTCCGAACGCGGAATCGTGGCGGCGATCGCCAGCCGCAGCGAGGGCAAAGCGGGCGAGATGGCGGCGCGCACCGGCGTCGGGCGGCATTACGGAAGTTACGAACGACTGCTGGACGACCCGGACATCGACGCCGTGTACATTCCGCTGCCGAATCATTTACATAGGGAATGGACGATCAATGCCGCCAAAGCGGGCAAGCATGTGCTGTGCGAAAAGCCGGCGGCGCTGAACGCGGAAGAGACGGCGGACATGCTGGCGGCGTGCGAAGCGGCGGGCGTGCTGTTCGCGGAAGCTTTCATGTACCGGTACGGGGCCAAGCACGCCCGCGTGCGCGAGATTCTCGCTGCCGGCGAAATCGGCGAACTGCGGTCGATGCACGGCGTGTTCAACTACTGTACGCCGGACGATACCGGCAACGTGCGGTTCGACCGGGCGATGGGCGGCGGATCGATCTACGATATCGGCGTGTATCCGATCTCGGCCGCGCGCATGATCGCCGGAAGCGAGCCGCTGTGGGCGTCGGCGCACGCGTTCTTTTCCCCGCAGCACGATCACGTCGATATGGCCGCGTCCGGCATTCTGGCATTCGACGGCGGCGTGTCGCTCACGTTCGAATGCGGGATGTGGTCGTACAACCGCTCCTACTTCGAGATTACCGGCACGAAAGGGCGGATCGAGCTGCCGCATATGTTCGGTTGGCGGGAGAACCCGCAAATCGTCGTCCTGACCGACCGGGAACGGCGCGAAGAAAGCCTGCCGGAACTCAACCATTATTCGCTGCAGGCGGACGCTTTCGCGCGAGCGGCGTTCGGCGAAGCCGATCCGGTCTTCGCGCCGGGCGATGCGCTGCGCAACATGCGGGCGATCGACGCCTGCCTCAAATCGGCCCGTCAAGGCTGCCGCGTCGAGATTATCGGAGAATAA
- a CDS encoding helix-turn-helix transcriptional regulator, which translates to MAFMIAQRAFIKLYLITMVEQQRGYGYQMLEEMKESFKPFGYVPPQSEIYRALHELVHEGVFYRTKQLKGNDPRVDFQEIVLYHFTDDGPEKAKLYKKQVKTDLDRCLGMLNKASEDNYGT; encoded by the coding sequence ATGGCCTTCATGATCGCCCAACGGGCATTCATCAAACTGTACCTTATCACCATGGTCGAACAGCAGCGCGGATACGGCTACCAGATGCTCGAAGAGATGAAGGAGAGCTTCAAGCCCTTCGGGTACGTCCCTCCCCAGAGCGAAATTTACCGCGCGCTGCACGAACTTGTGCACGAAGGCGTTTTTTACCGGACGAAGCAGCTCAAAGGGAACGATCCGCGCGTCGATTTTCAGGAAATCGTGCTGTATCATTTTACCGACGACGGTCCCGAAAAAGCGAAGCTGTACAAAAAACAGGTCAAAACCGATCTGGATCGCTGCCTCGGCATGCTGAACAAGGCGTCCGAAGACAATTACGGAACGTGA